The Streptomyces lienomycini sequence CGTAGAAGTCGACGTAGTCGGCCACCTCGAACGGCAGACGCAGGCTCACGTCGGCGGCCGCGTGGACCGCGTCGCGGGGCACGTCCCCGCTCAGGGCGGTGGTGAGCGCGGCGCGCACCTCGGCCCAGCGGGCGTGGCCCTGGGCCATGAACGGGTTCAGCGACCCACTCGCGAACGTGTCGTCGCCCAGCAGCAGGGCGAGGTCGACGACGTGCTCGCCGTAGCGGGTGCCGACGCGGGGCTCCCGGCCGGGCAGCGAGTACACCCCGTACGGCAGGTTGTGGATGCCGAACAGGTCGTCCGGGGGTACGGCGAGGCGGACGGTGGGGGATGCGGTCACAGGAGGTCCTTGGTCAGGTCGGGGGCGAGCAGGCCGAGAGCCGCGAGCTCCGTGACCGGCTCGGCGATGGAACAGGTGCCGAACGAGCGGAAGGCTTGGCGGACTTCGGGGGACAGTGCGGCGACGAGGGCGGCGACCGCGGGCGCGTCGCGTTCGGCGAGGACCGCCGCTGTCTCCTCCTCGGTGGCGCCGTCCAGCGCGGCTCCGGTGGCCGCGAGCAGGTTGAGGTGGCCGTGCTGCTCGGACCGGGTCCGCGGGTCGGTGTTGCGCACCGCGTGGTGCAGCCCCGCCGTGGCCTTGAACGCGACCTTCGCGCGTACCGCGAGGAGTACGGCGTGGGCGAGTTCCCTCTCGTCCGGATACAGGTCGGCCCGTGTCCCGCCGGTGCGGAACTTCGCGAGGCAGGGGGAGTCGGCCAGGCGGCCGATCAGCTCGGCACGACGCTCGTCGCGCGGCACCTCCACGTACACGGTCACTCCGGCCGGGTCACCCGTGGTGAGGGGGCGCAGGGCGGCGGACAGCCGGGGCACGACCTCCGCGGCGGGCATGCCGTCGGGAACGGCGACCTCGAGGACGCGCAGTCGGGCCCCCGGCACCGCGCCGGCCGACGCGAGGGCTGTCGCCGCCTCGTCGGGAGAGGGCACCGTGACCGCGATCTCCACATGGTCGGCGGGGCGGCCGGCCGTCAGCTCCGCCAGCTCGGCCAGTCGGGCCCCCGGCAGCACGAGGGGTCCGACGAGCGGCGCGTGGGCGGCGGAGCGGTGCCCGACGTGCGCCGGCACCGCCGCGGCCAGCGGCATGTCACCGGGCGGGAACACCGCGGCGTCGTCACAGAACGAGGCGAAGAGGCGCGGCGGGATCGTCCCGGGACCGGGATCGGGACCGGGGCCGGGGCCGGGGCTGTCGGCTGTCACTTCGCCGCTCCGTTGCCGCCCTTGGCCCAGGAGTAGGCGTAGACACCGTCGTCGCAGTCGCGAGCCGCCTCACCGAGTTCCAGCGGGCGGAAGGTGTCCACCATGACGGCCAGCTCGTCGAAGAACTCCGCCCCGATGGCGCGCTCGTAGGCTCCGGGCTGCGGCCCGTGCGGGTGGCCGCCGGGGTGCAGGCTGATCGAGCCCTGCCCGATGCCGGAGCCCTTGCGGGCCTCGTAGTCACCGCCGCAGTAGAACATCACCTCGTCCGAGTCCACGTTCGAGTGGTAGTACGGCACCGGGATGGCGAGCGGGTGGTAGTCGACCTTGCGCGGCACGAAGTTGCAGACGACGAAGTTGGCGCCCTCGAAGACCTGGTGCGCCGGCGGCGGCTGGTGGACCCGGCCCGTCAGGGGCTCGAAGTCGCGGATGCTGAAGACGTAGGGGTACAGGCAGCCGTCCCAGCCGACGACGTCGAAGGGGTGGTGGGGCAGCGTGTGCACCGTGCCCGCGATCCCGCCCGGACCGCTGCCGCGGTGCTTGATGTACACCTCGACGTCCCGCCCCTCGACGATCCTCGGGGCCTCGGGGCCGCGCAGGTCCCGTTCGCAGAAGGGGGCGTGCTCCAGGAGCTGCCCGTAACGCGAGAGGTAGCGCCTGGCGGGCGTGATGTGGGAGTTCGCCTCGATGGCGTACAGCCGCAACGGCCCGTCCGGGACGATCCGGTACGTCGTCGCGCGCGGGACGACGACGTAGTCGCCCTCGCCCACCGGCAGGTCCCCGAAGACGGTCTCGACCCGCGCCGTTCCGGCCTCGACGTAGAGGCACTCGTCGCCGATCGCGTTGCGGTAGTAGGGGCTGGCCGTGTCGGCGAGGACATAGGAGAGCCTGACGTCGCCGTTGCCCAGCAGCAGCCGCCGCCCGGTGACCGCGTCGATCCCCGAAGCGCCGTCGGGAAACAACTGGTGCGTGAAGAGATGGCGCGGTGTCAGGGGGTGGTTCGGGACGAGTGACTGGTCCGGCAGCTCCCAGGTGCGGAACTCGGCGATCGAGGACGGGATGTGCACGTGGTAGAGGAGAGAGGAGTCGGACGAGAAGCCCTCCTCGCCCATCAGCTCCTCGAAGTACAGCGATCCGTCGGGGGCGCGGTGCTGGGTGTGGCGCTTCGGGGGGACGTTCCCCGCCATGCGGTAGTACGGCATGCCTGTCCATCTCCTGTCGGCAGTTCGTCCCTGTCGCCGCACACCCGGGACGGCGGCCGTCGGCGGCGCCGGGGCAGGTGCCGGGCAGGTGTGGGGAGCGGGGAAGGGCTGCGGGCCGCACGGCGCGACCGGTGACTCTGTGCCGGGACTTGTGCGCCTGGCGCACAAACTTGTGCGGTGTCCGCAACTTCTCTGCAACATAGTTCGAGTCCGGAACGCGGTCAAGGGCTGCCGCGCCCTGACCGGCCGGCCCGCCGGACGGGGGAGGTGGCTAACCTTCGAGTGCCCGTACTCCCTGCCCGGAGCCGCGGCGCAGTGCGCCCCCGCAGCGAACACAGGAGGAAGCCGGCGTGCCCACCTTGCAGAGTCTGGACCGCGGCCTCCGCGCCCTGAGCCTCATCTCCCTCGCCCCGGAGGGACTCGCGGTCGCGGAGATCGCCGCGCGGCTCGGCACCGACCGGGCGACCGCGTACCGCATCGTCGACACGCTGGAGCAGCACGCGCTGGTGACCCGGGGCGTGGGGAAGAAGATCAGGCTGGGGGCCGGGGCGGTGGTCTTCGCGAGCCGTTTCCAACCCCAGTTGATCCGCGCGGCCGGACCGGTCCTCCAGGAACTCGCCGACGCCGCCGGGGTGGCCGCCTTCCTCTCCCTGGCGCAGGGCGACGACGAGTGCGTCCCCGTGCTGTCCGCGGAACCCGCCCGGCAGACGATCCTCCAGGTCGGCTACCGCATCGGCGCGAGCCACCCGCTGACCAGGGGCGCCAACGGCATCGCCATCCTGGCGCTCCGGCCGGCGGCGGCAAACGACTCCGAGGCCGTGGGACGGGCCCGGGACGACGGGTACAGCGTCACCGCCGGGGAACTCCAGCACGGCGCCGTCGGGGTGGCCGCGGGATTCGAGGTGCCGCACCTGCTCGGCGGCTCGGTCGGCGTGGTCGCCATGGAGCAGGTCGACATCGCCCGGCTCGGTGAGCTGGTGCGCGAGGCGGCCACCCGGCTCGCCCGGCTCGGTCGCGCCTGACGGGGCAAGGGCGGGGGCGTTCAGTCGAGCAGCTCGCCCAGGCCCTTCGCCGCGCGGGCGACCGTGGCGCCGAGCCGGCCGAGGTCGGTGTACTCGAAGACCGAGATGCCGATGCTGGCCGAAGCCGTGCCGTCGCGCGCGGGGACGGCGGCGGAGATGCCGGTCACGGCGGGGATGACCTCGCCCTCGGTGACCGCGTACCCGTTGGCGCGGGCCTCGGTGACCTCGGCGCGCTCCCCCTCGCGGTGCGGGCCGTGGGCGAGCAGGGCGATGCCGCCTGAGCCGCGTTCGATGGAATGGGTCTGACCGGGCCGGAAGGACACGTGGACGAGGGCGCCGCGCGGCTCCACCACCATGAGCGCCCGCATCTGCGCCGCGCCGTCCCGGACCAGCAGGTGCGCGGTGGCCCCGGTGGTCTCGGCCAGCTCGTCCAGGACCGGGCGGGCCAGGGTCCGCAGATCCTGCTGCACGGGTTCGGCCAGGGACACCAGACCGGTGCCGAGGACGATCCGGCGCTGGTGGTCGCGGCGGCACAGCTGATGCGCCTCCAGGGTCCGCACCAGGCGGTGCGCGACCGTGCGGTGCACGGAGACGGCCTCCGCCAGTTCGCTGACGGTCAGGCCCAGCGGATGCTCCGAGAGGACTCTGAGGATCAGCAGTCCGTGGTGGAGCGTCTTGGACATGCCTGCGTCCAGCTCGGGGGCCGACCAGGTGAGCGAGGGTGGGGTCACGAATTCATCCCTTGACGGGTTTCAGCCAGCTACCTATGCTCCCATTCATTATTAGCACAGGCCGTGCGAATATCGCACATGATCATGATGTGCGGCAAGCTCTCCACTCCGGCCGTTCGGACGACCGCCGGAGCTGGACCACGAGCCGAACGGATCCCCGCATGAACCCCAACGTGCCCGGGCCTGTCGCCAGTGCCCGGCTGGCCGAAATCCACCAGCTGTACCACCTCCAGAGCCACCTCATCGACGGCGGCCGTGCCGGGGCATGGGCAGCGACCTTCACCCCGGACGGCAGCTTCGCCTCACCCACCTATCCGGCACCGGTGACCGGCACCGCCGCGCTGACCGCGTTCGCGGAGCGGTTCGCCGCGGGCTGCGCCGCAGACCGCACGGTGCGCCGGCACGTGGTCAGCAACGTGGCGGTGACGGGCGACGACGGGGACGGAACGCTGCGGGTGGAGGCCTATCTGCAGATCGTCGCGACGCCCGCGGGCGGGACACCGCACACCGAGCGGTTCACCAGCCTCACCGACCGGGTCGTCCACGACGGCGAGGGCTGGCGCGTCGCCACCCGTGTCGTACGCCGCGACGACGCCCCCCTCGACACCCGGGCCTGACGCCGAGGCGGTGCCCGCCCATGACACACACCGCTCGAACTTCCGCTTCCGCGCGTCCTAAGGAGCGATTCATGGCAGACCTGGCAGCCGACCCGACGCCGACGAACCAACAGACGAAGGCTTCCTCCGCAACCGGTGCGAAACCCAC is a genomic window containing:
- a CDS encoding IclR family transcriptional regulator; translation: MPTLQSLDRGLRALSLISLAPEGLAVAEIAARLGTDRATAYRIVDTLEQHALVTRGVGKKIRLGAGAVVFASRFQPQLIRAAGPVLQELADAAGVAAFLSLAQGDDECVPVLSAEPARQTILQVGYRIGASHPLTRGANGIAILALRPAAANDSEAVGRARDDGYSVTAGELQHGAVGVAAGFEVPHLLGGSVGVVAMEQVDIARLGELVREAATRLARLGRA
- a CDS encoding IclR family transcriptional regulator, encoding MSKTLHHGLLILRVLSEHPLGLTVSELAEAVSVHRTVAHRLVRTLEAHQLCRRDHQRRIVLGTGLVSLAEPVQQDLRTLARPVLDELAETTGATAHLLVRDGAAQMRALMVVEPRGALVHVSFRPGQTHSIERGSGGIALLAHGPHREGERAEVTEARANGYAVTEGEVIPAVTGISAAVPARDGTASASIGISVFEYTDLGRLGATVARAAKGLGELLD
- a CDS encoding nuclear transport factor 2 family protein, which gives rise to MNPNVPGPVASARLAEIHQLYHLQSHLIDGGRAGAWAATFTPDGSFASPTYPAPVTGTAALTAFAERFAAGCAADRTVRRHVVSNVAVTGDDGDGTLRVEAYLQIVATPAGGTPHTERFTSLTDRVVHDGEGWRVATRVVRRDDAPLDTRA
- a CDS encoding homogentisate 1,2-dioxygenase; the encoded protein is MPYYRMAGNVPPKRHTQHRAPDGSLYFEELMGEEGFSSDSSLLYHVHIPSSIAEFRTWELPDQSLVPNHPLTPRHLFTHQLFPDGASGIDAVTGRRLLLGNGDVRLSYVLADTASPYYRNAIGDECLYVEAGTARVETVFGDLPVGEGDYVVVPRATTYRIVPDGPLRLYAIEANSHITPARRYLSRYGQLLEHAPFCERDLRGPEAPRIVEGRDVEVYIKHRGSGPGGIAGTVHTLPHHPFDVVGWDGCLYPYVFSIRDFEPLTGRVHQPPPAHQVFEGANFVVCNFVPRKVDYHPLAIPVPYYHSNVDSDEVMFYCGGDYEARKGSGIGQGSISLHPGGHPHGPQPGAYERAIGAEFFDELAVMVDTFRPLELGEAARDCDDGVYAYSWAKGGNGAAK